A genomic window from Candidatus Edwardsbacteria bacterium includes:
- a CDS encoding tetratricopeptide repeat protein: MIILVYSQAVGFGFIDFDDLSLVNLSRQQLHEHTPLIRILTGDVFGDKTGIFYFRPVLSLSLLADTAIGGGAPWLYHLSNILLHILACCLLMWLLTQAGHAKEPAFLGALVIGVHPALVQAVAWVPGRNDVLLASFLLFSAIGLIRYFKGGSGRWLLASSASFLLALFTKETAVIFLLILPLWALMRMTNSSRRQAVNAGAALAGLAALWFIVRRISAAGRPGGDVPVMDGLRYAGKGFLSYTGKILLPFNLSLAPDYLDVNVLPGFIAVALLAWAFWKLRPARPQGMILGLLCYVLFLLPALPNRTFLEHRLYLPLMGLVLALLETGVLSGFSLKNKAWVVPAGLLVMLLIFVNVIHASGFRTRETAWARAAKATPNSWLANMSMGLVSARRGDPVLAERYYLKARQANPGDPKLLTNLGLLYLNNHRPEMARDVFSGLLAVHPDHPGANYNLGQALDRLKEYDRAADCYRRETVIAPSNIDAKVALGASLAEAGRYAEARRSFQEILKLDQNNFEALLNLGVIEFRAGNTVRARNWLERAVRAAPERAEGHLNLGHVYRAEKRLTEAQREFGTAAKINPAYKNIKL; this comes from the coding sequence GTGATTATTTTGGTATACTCCCAGGCCGTGGGTTTCGGGTTCATCGATTTTGATGACCTCTCTTTGGTGAACCTCAGCCGCCAGCAGCTGCATGAGCATACCCCGCTGATCAGGATATTGACCGGGGACGTCTTCGGTGATAAAACAGGGATCTTCTATTTCCGCCCGGTACTTTCCCTGTCCCTATTGGCCGATACCGCCATCGGGGGCGGCGCTCCCTGGCTCTACCACCTGTCCAACATCCTGCTTCACATTCTGGCCTGCTGCCTGCTGATGTGGCTGCTGACACAGGCCGGGCATGCAAAGGAGCCGGCCTTTCTGGGAGCCCTGGTCATCGGGGTCCATCCGGCTCTGGTCCAAGCGGTGGCCTGGGTCCCGGGTCGCAACGACGTCCTGCTGGCATCCTTTCTGCTGTTTTCGGCCATCGGGCTGATCCGGTATTTCAAGGGCGGCTCCGGGCGCTGGCTGCTGGCATCTTCGGCGTCATTTCTGCTGGCCCTGTTCACCAAGGAGACAGCGGTCATCTTTTTGCTGATCCTTCCCCTCTGGGCATTGATGAGGATGACCAACAGCAGCCGGAGGCAGGCGGTTAATGCCGGGGCGGCCCTGGCCGGTCTGGCGGCGTTGTGGTTCATTGTCAGGCGGATATCGGCAGCCGGAAGGCCGGGCGGTGATGTCCCGGTGATGGATGGTTTGCGGTATGCCGGGAAAGGCTTTCTGTCCTATACCGGCAAGATCCTGCTGCCGTTCAATCTTTCGCTGGCGCCCGATTACCTGGACGTGAATGTACTGCCGGGGTTTATCGCCGTGGCCCTGTTGGCCTGGGCCTTCTGGAAGCTGAGGCCTGCCAGGCCGCAGGGGATGATTCTGGGATTGCTGTGTTATGTGCTTTTTTTGCTTCCAGCCCTACCTAACCGCACCTTTCTGGAACACCGGCTTTATCTGCCCCTGATGGGGCTGGTCCTGGCGTTGCTGGAGACCGGAGTGTTATCGGGCTTTTCCCTGAAAAACAAGGCCTGGGTGGTCCCGGCAGGGCTGTTGGTAATGCTTCTTATCTTTGTCAATGTGATACATGCCTCAGGATTCAGGACCCGGGAAACCGCCTGGGCTAGGGCGGCCAAGGCCACCCCCAATTCCTGGCTTGCCAATATGTCCATGGGTCTGGTGTCAGCCCGGCGCGGCGATCCGGTCCTGGCCGAGAGGTATTATTTAAAAGCCAGGCAGGCCAATCCCGGAGATCCCAAGCTGTTGACCAATCTGGGGCTGCTCTACCTGAACAATCACCGCCCGGAAATGGCTAGGGATGTTTTTTCCGGGTTATTGGCCGTCCATCCGGATCATCCCGGAGCCAATTACAATCTGGGCCAGGCTCTGGACAGGCTTAAGGAATACGACCGGGCCGCCGATTGCTATCGGCGGGAAACAGTGATTGCTCCGTCCAATATCGATGCCAAAGTGGCGCTGGGCGCCTCACTGGCCGAGGCCGGACGTTATGCGGAGGCCCGCCGATCATTTCAGGAAATATTGAAATTGGATCAAAACAATTTTGAGGCCCTGCTCAACTTGGGGGTGATCGAGTTCCGGGCCGGAAATACAGTACGAGCTAGGAACTGGCTGGAGAGGGCTGTCAGGGCGGCCCCGGAGAGGGCAGAGGGACATCTGAATCTGGGCCATGTCTACCGGGCGGAGAAACGGCTGACGGAGGCCCAAAGGGAGTTTGGGACCGCCGCAAAGATAAATCCGGCATACAAGAACATCAAACTTTGA
- a CDS encoding class I SAM-dependent methyltransferase, protein MADKAGGYYLIPGLTEYKNREYTGLLEEWGIGNDKSVLITDLYEAAFGNTGVYGYLSGPANDVWGMDISTKFCFRAGEHFKRHNIDIGIISGDATMIPLADESLEVIISPSTFDHFPEIDQALSECHRILKPGGKLVLALNSADNPFFKSGVRLAERFKKHEYQTDYFYSLRETTALLEQAEFAVGRSTAIMHVPIGLTTLIEHFDRLDNPIADRINGMMIGACRKWGRLDTRMKIFTGWWIVLEGIKR, encoded by the coding sequence GTGGCAGACAAAGCAGGCGGCTATTATCTTATTCCCGGATTGACCGAATATAAAAACCGTGAATACACCGGCCTGCTGGAAGAATGGGGAATCGGGAATGATAAAAGTGTCCTGATCACCGACCTATACGAAGCCGCCTTCGGCAATACCGGGGTCTATGGATATCTTAGCGGTCCAGCCAACGATGTCTGGGGAATGGATATATCCACCAAATTTTGTTTCAGGGCCGGGGAGCATTTCAAACGGCATAACATTGACATCGGAATCATATCGGGCGATGCCACCATGATCCCTCTGGCAGATGAAAGCCTGGAGGTGATAATCTCCCCGTCGACCTTTGACCACTTCCCGGAAATAGACCAGGCCCTGTCCGAGTGCCATAGGATCCTCAAACCCGGGGGGAAACTGGTGCTGGCCCTGAACTCCGCCGACAATCCTTTTTTCAAGTCGGGGGTCAGGCTGGCCGAGAGGTTCAAAAAACACGAATATCAGACGGATTATTTCTATTCTCTGAGAGAGACAACAGCATTGCTGGAGCAGGCCGAGTTTGCCGTCGGGCGGTCGACGGCTATCATGCATGTGCCCATTGGGCTCACCACCCTGATCGAACATTTTGACCGACTCGATAATCCGATTGCCGACCGGATAAACGGCATGATGATCGGCGCCTGCCGCAAATGGGGCCGGCTGGATACCAGGATGAAAATATTTACCGGCTGGTGGATAGTTTTAGAGGGGATCAAAAGATAG
- a CDS encoding polyprenol monophosphomannose synthase, which translates to MRTMVMIPTYCEAENIERLIGQIFGYVPQVDILVVDDNSPDGTGQIIDKLSAENPRVHILHRKKLRGRGLAGIAGLRYALNWGAEAVVEMDADFSHDPKYLPSLLEGLNQADVVLGSRFVKGGADVGRGCLRHAVTVFANWYIRLVLRIKIRDCTSGYRVFKREVLEAIDVDSLISRGPAIVQEILYSSILSGFKVKEVPIVFIDRQRGNSSFNFRIMYEGFMMIPILRYLAKSEKWGQLR; encoded by the coding sequence ATGAGGACCATGGTGATGATCCCGACCTACTGTGAAGCCGAGAACATTGAACGGCTGATAGGACAGATATTCGGTTATGTCCCCCAGGTCGATATCCTGGTGGTGGACGACAATTCTCCGGACGGCACCGGGCAGATAATTGATAAACTATCGGCCGAGAATCCGCGGGTCCATATTCTGCACAGGAAGAAGCTGAGGGGAAGGGGGCTGGCCGGCATCGCCGGGCTTCGTTATGCCTTGAACTGGGGGGCGGAGGCGGTGGTGGAGATGGATGCCGATTTTTCCCACGACCCCAAATACCTTCCGTCATTGTTGGAAGGGCTGAACCAGGCCGATGTGGTGCTGGGCTCCAGGTTCGTCAAGGGAGGGGCGGATGTGGGCCGGGGTTGTCTGCGCCATGCTGTCACTGTTTTTGCCAACTGGTATATCAGGCTGGTGCTCAGGATAAAGATAAGGGACTGCACCTCCGGATACCGGGTCTTCAAGCGGGAGGTGCTGGAGGCCATCGATGTTGATTCCCTGATCTCACGCGGCCCGGCCATAGTGCAGGAGATCCTTTACAGCAGTATCCTGTCAGGATTCAAGGTCAAGGAAGTGCCGATAGTGTTCATTGACCGGCAGCGGGGCAATTCCAGCTTCAATTTCAGGATCATGTACGAGGGCTTCATGATGATCCCCATCCTGCGGTACCTGGCCAAAAGCGAAAAATGGGGTCAGCTGCGGTGA